Within Metabacillus schmidteae, the genomic segment ATACGATCATCTAAGAGAAATTCAGCCAAAGTGTCTTGGTATGCGAGTCTCATTTCACACTTCTCACATCCATATTAGGGAGGTCGAGTGGTGTGCACGATTACATCAAAGAACGCACAATCAAGATTGGGAAGTATATCGTGGAGACAAAGAAAACTGTTCGCGTCATTGCGAAGGAGTTTGGTGTTTCCAAAAGTACCGTCCACAAGGATTTAACGGAAAGGTTACCTGAAATTAACCCTGATCTTGCGAATGAGGTAAAGGAAATACTTGATTATCATAAATCAATCAGACATTTACGTGGTGGAGAAGCAACAAAGTTGAAGTACAAGAAGGACGAAATTTTAGAAGAAGAACCAGTGAAGTAAATGAATTCTATCTACTTTAAGTAAATCGACAATTCCCTACATACTCACCTGAAATTTTTTTACAAAATCATACTATTTTTGCGAAATTGTGATAAAATAGGTAATTAGGTCAGTATTTCGGATATGAAGATTTGCAAGGAGGATATAGATAGAATGTTTGCGAGGGATATTGGTATAGATCTTGGTACGGCTAACGTACTTATTCATGTGAAAGGGAAGGGAATTGTGTTAAACGAGCCTTCCGTTGTTGCCCTGGACAAAAATACTGGTAAGGTACTTGCCGTTGGTGAAGAAGCTAGACGTATGGTAGGACGTACTCCTGGGAATATTGTTGCTATTCGCCCATTAAAAGACGGTGTTATTGCAGACTTTGAAGTAACAGAGGCAATGCTAAAGCACTTTATTAATAAGCTGAATGTAAAAGGGTTACTTTCAAAGCCGCGCATGCTCATTTGCTGCCCAACGAATATTACATCTGTTGAACAAAAGGCAATTAAAGAAGCTGCTGAAAAAAGCGGCGGTAAAAATGTATTTCTTGAGGAAGAACCAAAGGTAGCAGCAATTGGTGCCGGTATGGACATCTTCCAACCTTATGGAAACATGGTTGTTGATATTGGCGGTGGAACTACTGATGTCGCTGTGTTGTCAATGGGCGATATTGTCACCGCCTCTTCCATTAAAATGGCTGGGGACAAGTTTGACGCGGAAATTTTAAATTACATTAAAAAAGAGTACAAGCTATTAATCGGTGAGCGTACTGCAGAAGATATTAAAGTCAATGTAGCAACTGTATTCCCAGGCGCACGTTATGAAGAAATCAGTATTCGTGGTCGTGACATGGTAACAGGATTACCTCGTACAATTACCGTGAACTCAACAGAAGTGGAAGCAGCACTTCGTGAACCAATTTCCGCCATTGTACAAGCTGCTAAGAGTGTCCTGGAACGTACTCCTCCAGAACTTTCAGCAGACATCATCGACCGCGGTGTTATTTTAACAGGTGGTGGAGCACTACTTAACGGCTTAGACCAACTTTTAGCTGAAGAACTAAAAGTACCAGTACTAGTAGCTGAAGCACCAATGGACTGCGTAGCAATCGGCACAGGAATCATGCTGGACAACATGGACAAACTTCCACGCAAAAAATTCGGATGATACTTTTAAGAACCTGACTTGTGCAGGTTCTTTTTTTGTGTGGGTCATGGTGTGGGTCATGGGGACAGGTTCCTTGTCCCGGCAGTGTGTGTAGAATCATGGCGGAATTTGTCTAATCGCAAATAAATTCGAAAAATAGTAAATAAATTTGTCTAATCGCAAATAAATTTTTGAAATCGCAAATATAAATGAAGAATCGCAAATAAGGTCCAAAGGAAGGTCCAATGGGACAGGTCCCTCGTCCCGCCAATAAGTTTGTACTCAAATAGGAATAAAAGCATAAAAAAGAATCGGCCACAAAAAGCCGATTCTCCATCCATTCTCCTTACCGTAACTCCATCCAGCTCCCCACGTGATGCACCGCAACACCTTTAAAGCTTGAATAATCCTTATAAGCATCTGAAACAAGCGCAAGCTCTTGGTCCATCGCACTTTGCCCTTCCTCATAAAACGTCAGGAATCCGTCACTGCTGCCCAGGTTCATCGTTTCAACAGCAATCGTGACATCTTTATTAAGTGACGCTGCAAGATTTATTTCGTATTTCGCTAGCTCAATAATCCCATTGGGACCAACAGCCTTATCACGGTATGCCATGATTGTAATCTCACTCGTATTCTTAATCACCCATTCAGCGAGATTTCCTTTTCCGTATTTATTTTTCACATTCATCTCGTCAAACCAAAAAGGAATATCAGCGGCGAATGGTATTCCAAGTGTCTTCGCAGTATTCGCTGCAGTTAAAATGACATTTTGATATTTCAGCACAGCTCCACTGTAATTTGTAGTCCATTGTGAAGTAAGATATGGCTCAACATCAAGATGAATGCCGGAAAATTTTTCACCCTCAGCTGCACTTGTTTGATAGGCGGAAACCCAGTTCAAAAAGTTAGTAAAAGCCTTAGATGATGGTCCCCATTCAGGAGCACCGTCAAGCGCATAAACCTTTATTTGACGTGCTGAAGCTTCTTTAATAAATTGTTTATATTGGTCAACATTAATCAATCGGTTAATTTGTAAATACACATGAGATACTTGTTTATTTTCAAGAAATTCTAATATAGCTTCACGATTCGTCACAATTTGATTCGTATCCCAAAGCCATGTAGAGTATTCCGTGTTCGCGCTGGCATTTGCTTTATTCACACCGGCAACCCCCAACACAAACATAGTTAAAATAAACATCAAGATTATTCTTTTCATCTTATTCTTCTCCCTATAAAGCCCATGGCTCAAAAAGGAGCCTGGCAGCTTGGCGACCGTGCAATGTAAAATATTGTATAGGCCCATAGCTTTGCGTCCCTGCCTTTCGACAAGTTTGCCCTTATCAGATTTTTCTTTATTATAAAGACAAGCTAGGAAAAAAGAAATAAAAATATTTTTTCCTAAAAACTAACAATGGAGAAAACAATCGTTCTCCTTTATAATCAATAATAGGGAATTCTGTCGAAAAAGAATTCAGTTGTTCGGACAAAAACACGGTTAAGGTGGGTTTACTCATGCTAAGAGGTTTATATACAGCAACTGCAGGGATGTTGGCACAGCAGCGCCGAACAGAAATGCTATCAAATAATATGGCAAATGCAAATACAGCGGGGTATAAAGCGGATCAATCGACAATCCGGGCTTTTCCGGAAATGCTCTTGCAGCGTATGGAAAATAAAACTGTTCCAACTGGTAATGGAATGAATGTAGCAGGCATGCAAACAATTGGTTCGATTAATTCTGGAGTTTATTTACAGGAAATTAAAAGTAGAGATATCCAAGGTGAGCTAAAGGAAACAGGCCTGGTAACTGATGTTGCCTTAGTTGAAGAAACTGTTCCTCTACATCCGGAAACAAATGTAAAAGGTTCATTATTCTTTGCTGTTCAAAACGGAGCTGGTGAGGAACGCTACACACGCAACGGACATTTTACATTAGACGAAAATGGTCTTTTACTTTCAGATGGAAATCCTGTGCTTTCAACAGCAGGACAACCAATCTCTATCCAAGCCAGTGAATTCAGCGTTACAACTGCCGGCGATGTTTTGGTAGATGGAGAACCAGAACCTATCGCACAAATTGATGTCCGTTTTGCTGAAGATGTACGTAATCTAGTCAAAGAAGGAAATGGAATATTCCGTACTTCAGACGGCCAAGCCCTTCCAACAGCAATCAACAATGGTGACATCCAATACAATTTAAAACAAAACTATCTGGAAACTTCCACTGTAGATGTAGGAAGAACATATACGGATATCATGACAGCCTACCGTTCATTTGAAGCAAATCAAAAGGTGCTGCAAGCATATGATAAAAGCATGGAAAAGGCCGCAAATGAAATTGGCCGCTTATCATAATAGGGGGAAATAATAAATGTTACGCTCAATGATTACAGCGACTAATACAATGGGCCAGATCCAAAAACAGCTTGATCAAATTGGCCACAACCTGGCAAATGTTGATACTCAAAGCTATAAAAGAACGGAAACAACATTCTCCGAATTAGTTCGTCAGCAATTTACTAATCAAGGCAATGCATTAGAAGAAAGAGAAGAAGAACGTTTTGGAACAGAACTTGGGATTCGACAAGGAACAGGCGCAAGACTAAATAAAAGCGTTGTGTTTACACAAGGCAGCATCAAGCAAACTGGCAGATCACTTGATATTGCTTTTACTTCACCAGATCAGTTTTTACAAATTGATGTAAATGGGCAAATTAATTATACTCGAGATGGTGCTCTATATTTATCGCCAGCAACGGACGGAAGTAACCAGCTCTTACTCTCAACAGCATCGGGTAACCTGGTCCTGGATGAAAATCAAAACCCAATTCGGTTCAATGATACATTTAAAGAGCTTATGATTTCAAAAGATGGAACAATTAGAGCCATACCGAGAAATGAAACAGAACAACCACAAGAGTTCCAACTAGGTGTTATTCAAGTAGATCGTCCGCAAATGCTGAGTCAGTTAGGGAATAATCTTTACGGATTAAAAGATCTGGGTGACATGCAAATCGAAGACGTATTAACCTACTTAGAAGGTGCAGACCGCGGGGCTGTCACAATGCAGCAGGGTGCACTTGAAATGTCCAATGTTGATTTAACAAAGGAAATGACCGATTTAATGATCTCACAGCGCTCATACCAAATGAACGCAAAGTCCATTACACTTGGCGACCAAATGCTGGGATTAATTAACGGCGTAAGATAGGAGTTTAGTCTATTGGTAGCAAAAGAAACGACAAAAGCGGTCAGTCGAGAAGAAGTTAAAAAGATAAACGCAAAGAAAAATCAAGAAGAAAAACAAGACCAACAAACCGAAAAAGTAAAATTACGCATTCGCCTCATTCCCATTTGGTTACGTGTCGTACTTGTTCTCTTAGCTATGGTCATCAGCTTAATCGTTGGACTTATGATCGGCTATGGAGTCATCGGCAATGGAAATCCAGAGGAGGCACTTGATAAATCAACATGGCAACATATCATCGACTTAGTTGAAAAAGAATAATGTTCCATATATACTTTGCTAAAGGAAGGTGAAAGCCTTCCTTTTGTCGTACATAATAAAGAAGCGAGAAAAAAGCATAAAGGAGATTCATACATATGTTAGATATTAACGAAATCAAAGATATTATCCCACACCGATACCCATTTTTACTCGTTGACCGCATTTTAGAAGTACAAGAAGGAGTCAAAGCGATTGGCATTAAAAATGTCTCAGCCAACGAAGAATTTTTTAATGGTCATTTCCCTGACTACCCGGTTATGCCAGGGGTATTAATCGTTGAAGCACTAGCACAAGTTGGAGCAGTTGCCATTCTGAAAAAAGAAGAAAACCGCGGAAGATTAGCATTCTTTGCCGGAATCGATAACTGCCGCTTCAAAAGACAAGTAAAACCAGGTGACCAATTACGCCTGGAAGTAGAAATCATCCGCCTAAGAGGCTCCCTTGGAAAAGGAAAAGCGATCGCAACAGTTGATGGAGAAGTAGCATGTGAAACAGAAATCATGTTTGCGTTAGGTGAGAAAAAAGAAGCTGAATAAGAAATTTTTAAGATTGCCCTTCATGTATCATGGAGGGTTTTTTTGGTTTTTGGGGGGATAATAAGTTAAGGAAATTAGTATCCTGTGAAAGGCAAACAAGTGCGATATGAAATGAAAGACAAAACTAATCGGGAGTCTTTCACCCCCGATATGAAGGACAAAACAAAGCAAGAACTCAGAAGAAAAGTCTTTCATCCCCGATATGAAGAACAAAACAAAGTGAGAACTCAGAAGAAAAGTCTTTCATCCCCGATATGAAGGACAAACCAAAGCGAGAAATCAGAAGAAAAGTCCTTCATCCCCGATATGAAGGACAAAACAAAGCAAGAAATGAGAAGAAAAGTCTTTCATCCCCGATATGAAGAACAAAACAAAATGGAAAATCAGAAGAAAAGTCCTTCATCCCCAATATGAAGAACAAAACAAAGTGAGAAATGAGAAGAAAAGTCTTTCATCCCCGATATGAAAGACAAACCAAAGCGGGAAACCAGAAGAAAAGTCTTTCATCCCCCAAAAATATTCTCCACAACACATATTTCCTATTAAAACACCTTCATTAACTTAAATAAACACAAATAACCCCCTAGGACATTCGTCTCGTTTTCCCTTAAAAAGGTTTCATCATTAATGATCTTGTCTATATAATGCATATCGGCCGAAACACTTTAAAATTAAGAATGAAATTATTTTGAGTCGGGAAACATAAAGAAAGACCGGGTTTTAAAATAAATAAAAGGTCAAGTTGAAAGGGGTAATAAATGATGAGAAAAAATTGGTTATTAACATTATCAGGTTCTCTTCTTGCAGCAATGCTTGTAACAGGATGTGCAGCAAACGATGATCAAGATCCGGCACCTCCAGAAGATACAAATGAAAATGATACAGTAGAAGAGAATGTGGAAGAAGGTCTTAATGAAGGTCAAGATGCAGTAGAAGAAGGCGTTAATGAGGGCGAAAACATGCTTGAGGAAGGCGCTGAAGAAGGCCAAAACATGTTAGAAGAGGGTACTGAAGAAGGCGAAAATATGCTTGAAGATGGTAACAATGAAGGCACGAATGAAGGCGAAAACAAAAACGAAAACAAATAATTTAACAAAAGTAGAGACTAACTCAAAGGGTTAGTCTTTTTATTATGAAAATACACTAAAAAAGGCTCCACAATCGTGCAGCCTTACAACTTTGTAGAATGTTCACGTTGTTGAATGGATTCCTTAAAAGCTTCCTTTAAGGCATTGCCGGACAATCCTTGATCTAATAATGACTCCAACAGTTCATCAGGACGATATTGTGATCTTGATGTTAGTAATCGACCATCAAAAAGAATGGAGATGGATTCGTCTAACACAGTGATCGTATTCACACTCGCAGAGATTCGTGCAGGTGCATTGCTCAATTTCGAAATGGTTACAAACATTTTTAATGTACGATTAGCTTCTTTTTGTTCCTCGAAGTAAGGCAAGAAGTCTTTTGAGATCAATGATTCTAGTAACCACGAATTTTCGCCATCTTCCTTGTTAATGACAAGACCGTCAAGTAAAGGAATGTTTTTGGCTTCAGCTGATTGTTCATCAATTTTTAAGCAGACAAGCTTGAACGTTTTCATCAATATCATCCCCGCTAGCTTATTTTGGACTATTTATAGTATACCACAAGGTCTCTTACAACCTAAAAACATGGAATTACTCGGAAATCTTTGATGAATTTTCAATGACGCGAATAATTGTATCTTCAATAAACTTACGGTGCTTTGTTTTTACATCTAAAAGCTGATGTAAGCCTTGTACCATTTTGGGATTTTTGATTAAATAATCAGCAACTTGAGAGACAGAGCCGTCAGCTTCATACTTTCCGTAAACCTCAAATAAATAGTCATTTGTTTGTTGATCACGTCCAATCAAGTGATCGATGCTTACGTGAAAAGCATTACTTAATGATAATAAATAGGACAGATCTGGAGTCTGCTCACCGGTTTCAAGTCTAGTGATAACAGGCCTGGAAACATTGATTTTTTCCGCTAATTGCTCCTGTGACCACCCATTTAGCTCTCGATAAAATTTCAGATTCATTTGGAATACATCTAACTCTCTCATTGAACAAACAATTCCCTTCTCCAAGCCTACTGTTATCGTAAAATAGAAAAGCAAGGTGTAATGTGCAAATCTATAACATTATACAAAATGTTCATATTGTGGACAAAAATGGATATTTAGACCTATTTTAAGCAAATTGGAAAAATATGAAGAAAGATGGAGACAAACAGCAGTTTTTCCGCGAATTTCGTCATTTTTTACAAAATATCGTAGTTACTAAAATTTATCAATAATCTAAGATGGAATATAATTACAGTGGACTTACAGATAAAAACAAGAGAAAAGAGGGTAAAAAATGAACAAGTATAAGCTGAAGTCAATCTATTTAAAGCAAAATGCAAATTATCCACTACAAGTAAAAGAAAGCTCAACACAAGATTTAGTCATCCTAAGGATAGGTGATCAACAACTAGGTATAAATAACTACCATCATTTTCGAGTACCAATTCATGCAACTGTCGATATACGGTATGAAGCCATTGACCAAAAAAGCATACTCAGATTAATCTTTCAGCTAGATCAGCGAAACCTTTCCATTCAGTATTTTACATGGAAGGAGGATGAACAGCTATACATAGACACACCTCTTGATGACAACATCACCCAATCCCAGGCCTTTCAACATATTCTTCAAAGTGTAAGCTTCACAGGAGAAAATCATATTTCATATCTTGTAAACTCCCTACAACGATTATCTGATCAGCTGTTTTAAAAAAAATCTGTAAAATCAACTGAAGTTTTAAAAGAACGGTCTTACTGCTTCAAAAAACCAATTCAACTCCCCTTTTAACTAAAAGAATTAATTATATCGTACGAAGAGGCTGCTTACTATTGCGAATAGAGTATTGAGGAAGAACTAGGTTCTGAACTTGTTTTAGAGTATTTTAAGGTACTAAACAAAAAGGTATTGTGATTAATATCCAATACCTTTTTGCATTTTTTTGCTTAATTTTATAAGGGGAATTATACGTATTTTGATAGGGTTTTTTCTTTATTGCGTCTCAAACGGAACACGTTCATAAGAGATACCCTATTTCAGTACTTGAAAATGTTGTAATATTAAGTTGTTAAAATGTTCATCAAAGGTAAGAGTTATTATAAATTTCTTAACAGGAGTTGCAGAAATGAAGATTCATATGGTGGCAAAAGATGCACTTGAAGCACAGGGGATTCGCTGGATCATTCAATCACATTTAACAGGTGTTCAATTAACGACATGGGATGATATAAGAGGACTAGCGAGTGCACTAAATCATAATAAGCCTGACTTAATCATATTGGATATGGATAAGTGGGAGTGGGACGATGAGATGCTAAAAGCTGCCTTACAGAATAATAAAATCCGTTGGCTTGGAATCTCATCGGAAAGAGTTTTTCAAGTTGCCTATCGTGGACTTCGTTTACATGCTGAGGAGATTTTGTTTAGGCCGTTTTCTCCTACAGACCTAATTAAACAAATTCAGCAGTTACGCTTTCAGATTAGGAATGAGCAGCAACAAGCTCCCAATAGCACTAAGGAATACAGAGAAATAGTGGATATAGATTACCCTGATTTTTTCTTGACCGAACAAATACATTCTCAACCCGTGATCATGTCGGCTTTTGTTACTCCACATCCGCATACGCTTCCCCTTGTCTATGAGATATTGCAAGGCTATCCTTTTACGGGAAAGTATCGATTTTTTGCATTATCTGAATTCATATTAGGTATACATGAAACACAGGAAACGACCCATTTAAAGGAGGAGTATCGAGCGTTTGTTGCGCATTGGAAAGAACAGATGGAGGAGCCGCTTGCACTTGTCATTAATACTTATTCGGAAGAAGGCCCTTTAAAAGATATTTATCAACAAACAAAGCAGTTAACTGAACAAGTGTTTTTTGAGGGATATGACATTATTTTGGCCGAAAATGAACGTTCAGGTTGGCGGGATATGGATCCCTTCCTAACACCAATTGAGCAACGCCACTGGATAGAAATGCTTGAGAAAAAGGATACCAAAGCAATTCGCGAGTGGGTAGAGCATGAATTTTTCACCTTTAAAAAACCATATCCAAGTCCGGACATGGTTCGAATTCGACTTACTAGTGTTCTCGCTCAAATTCGCCGCTATATGAAAGCTTACAAGACACAAGAAGCAGAATGGGAAAATGCCTACCACAATGTCTTTCAGCAAATTATCCAAAAGCCTGTGATCTACGAGATCGTATCAGAGTTACTTACGTTTATTTCCCAATTGCTAGTACCAGGTCAAGATAATTTACAGGAAGGCTCCGGGACGCTGGTGGAAAAGGTTAAGGCGATGATCGAATCAAACTACTGGGATGCCCAGTGGAATTTAGCTGCATGTGCTGATGTGCTCCGCATTAATAAAAGCACTCTAAGCCGCCGCTTTTCTGTAGAATCTGGACAATCCTTTCGAGATACACTGCATCAAGTACGAATCCGAGAAGCTAAACGTCTCCTGCAGGAAACGGATTTACCACTTGAAGAAATTTCACGATTAACTGGATATTCTCATCAAACGTATTTTAATGCGAAATTTAAACAGCTAGTAGGACGCACACCATTAGCTTATCGGTCAGGGATATGAAAAGATGGTAGAGTAAGAACTACCTTCTCTACAATTAAAAGATTATAAAAGTATTCTCATGTAAAAGATCCGCATCACTGTGTTTGTTTGCAAAAATGAGCAATATATTTGCCGAACTGTAACGGTTAAAAGCTGACACCAATGCTTATTCAATTTCATATCATAGAGTATGGTGAATGAGAGAATTCTAGAAATATAGTTGACACCAACAAATGAAGCGCTTACAATAAAGCTAGTTATTAGACATTAGAGTAATTAAGTTACAGAAAGAGTTGTTTTTAATGGCATTGAGTAAAGATCGTCGTATTGGTCGACACGCCATTCTTCTTTTGTTATCTGATGATTCAACTGAACAGCTGCAAAAACTCGAGCAGTTGAATTGGAAGGGATACATAGGAAAAGTTGGATCGATGGACGCGCATAAAGTAGTAGCTGCCATTGAAACAGCAGCGAAGAAAAATGAGATCATCCAGTCGGATGTTTATCGCGAATCACATGCATTATACCATGCGATTATTGAAGCATTGCATGGGGTAACAAGAGGTCAAGTGCAATTAGGATCTGTACTAAGAACTGTAGGCTTGTCTTTTGCTGTTTTACGTGGAAACCCATATGATCATGAGCAAGAAGGAGATTGGATTGCCGTTGCCTTATATGGCACAATCGGTGCGCCTGTTAAGGGATCTGAGCATGAAACGATCGGCTTAGGAATTAATCACATATAATTATGCCCATAGTATTTTAGTTAATAGGGGGCTATATCGTGAAATCATTTTTTGAGTGATTTCATTGATATAGTCCCCTTTTCTATTGAGTCTTTACTACACTAAAGGATTTGAGAGGAGAAGAAAAGATGGTTACATTAACTGGTCAAACACTTACTTTTGCTGAGGTGCAAAAAGTTCTATTTGATAAAGAGAAAGTTGTTTATTCCGAAGAGAGCATGAGAAAAGTTCAAGAAAGTCGAAAAGCGGTTGAAAAAATCGTTGCTGAAGGGCGAATCATATATGGGATCACAACAGGATTTGGAAAATTTAGTGATGTATTGATTGGCAAAGATGACGTGGAAGCACTGCAGCTGAATTTAATTCGTTCCCATGCTTGCGGGATTGGAGAACCTTTTCCGGAAGTTGTATCACGCGCGATGATCCTCCTCAGAGCAAATGCTTTATTGAAAGGTTTTTCAGGTGTACGTCCTGTTGTGATTGAAAGATTGCTAGACTTAATAAATTCAGAGATTCATCCGGTGATTCCACAACAAGGATCACTTGGTGCAAGCGGTGATTTAGCACCACTCTCACATTTGGCCCTCGTGTTAATTGGTGAAGGAGAAGTCTTTTATAAAGGGGAGAAAACATCGGCCATTCATGCGCTAACGAAAGAAGCAATTTTCCCTATTACATTAACGGCAAAGGAAGGGCTGGCCCTTATTAATGGAACACAGGCGATGACAGCAATGGGGGTTGTTGCCTATTTAGAGGCAGAGAAGTTAGCGTA encodes:
- the spoIIID gene encoding sporulation transcriptional regulator SpoIIID, with translation MHDYIKERTIKIGKYIVETKKTVRVIAKEFGVSKSTVHKDLTERLPEINPDLANEVKEILDYHKSIRHLRGGEATKLKYKKDEILEEEPVK
- the mreB gene encoding rod shape-determining protein, with product MFARDIGIDLGTANVLIHVKGKGIVLNEPSVVALDKNTGKVLAVGEEARRMVGRTPGNIVAIRPLKDGVIADFEVTEAMLKHFINKLNVKGLLSKPRMLICCPTNITSVEQKAIKEAAEKSGGKNVFLEEEPKVAAIGAGMDIFQPYGNMVVDIGGGTTDVAVLSMGDIVTASSIKMAGDKFDAEILNYIKKEYKLLIGERTAEDIKVNVATVFPGARYEEISIRGRDMVTGLPRTITVNSTEVEAALREPISAIVQAAKSVLERTPPELSADIIDRGVILTGGGALLNGLDQLLAEELKVPVLVAEAPMDCVAIGTGIMLDNMDKLPRKKFG
- a CDS encoding amidase, encoding MKRIILMFILTMFVLGVAGVNKANASANTEYSTWLWDTNQIVTNREAILEFLENKQVSHVYLQINRLINVDQYKQFIKEASARQIKVYALDGAPEWGPSSKAFTNFLNWVSAYQTSAAEGEKFSGIHLDVEPYLTSQWTTNYSGAVLKYQNVILTAANTAKTLGIPFAADIPFWFDEMNVKNKYGKGNLAEWVIKNTSEITIMAYRDKAVGPNGIIELAKYEINLAASLNKDVTIAVETMNLGSSDGFLTFYEEGQSAMDQELALVSDAYKDYSSFKGVAVHHVGSWMELR
- a CDS encoding flagellar hook-basal body protein, whose amino-acid sequence is MLRGLYTATAGMLAQQRRTEMLSNNMANANTAGYKADQSTIRAFPEMLLQRMENKTVPTGNGMNVAGMQTIGSINSGVYLQEIKSRDIQGELKETGLVTDVALVEETVPLHPETNVKGSLFFAVQNGAGEERYTRNGHFTLDENGLLLSDGNPVLSTAGQPISIQASEFSVTTAGDVLVDGEPEPIAQIDVRFAEDVRNLVKEGNGIFRTSDGQALPTAINNGDIQYNLKQNYLETSTVDVGRTYTDIMTAYRSFEANQKVLQAYDKSMEKAANEIGRLS
- a CDS encoding flagellar hook-basal body protein, whose protein sequence is MLRSMITATNTMGQIQKQLDQIGHNLANVDTQSYKRTETTFSELVRQQFTNQGNALEEREEERFGTELGIRQGTGARLNKSVVFTQGSIKQTGRSLDIAFTSPDQFLQIDVNGQINYTRDGALYLSPATDGSNQLLLSTASGNLVLDENQNPIRFNDTFKELMISKDGTIRAIPRNETEQPQEFQLGVIQVDRPQMLSQLGNNLYGLKDLGDMQIEDVLTYLEGADRGAVTMQQGALEMSNVDLTKEMTDLMISQRSYQMNAKSITLGDQMLGLINGVR
- a CDS encoding DNA-directed RNA polymerase subunit beta, whose product is MVAKETTKAVSREEVKKINAKKNQEEKQDQQTEKVKLRIRLIPIWLRVVLVLLAMVISLIVGLMIGYGVIGNGNPEEALDKSTWQHIIDLVEKE
- the fabZ gene encoding 3-hydroxyacyl-ACP dehydratase FabZ produces the protein MLDINEIKDIIPHRYPFLLVDRILEVQEGVKAIGIKNVSANEEFFNGHFPDYPVMPGVLIVEALAQVGAVAILKKEENRGRLAFFAGIDNCRFKRQVKPGDQLRLEVEIIRLRGSLGKGKAIATVDGEVACETEIMFALGEKKEAE
- a CDS encoding YwpF-like family protein, with translation MKTFKLVCLKIDEQSAEAKNIPLLDGLVINKEDGENSWLLESLISKDFLPYFEEQKEANRTLKMFVTISKLSNAPARISASVNTITVLDESISILFDGRLLTSRSQYRPDELLESLLDQGLSGNALKEAFKESIQQREHSTKL
- a CDS encoding helix-turn-helix domain-containing protein yields the protein MRELDVFQMNLKFYRELNGWSQEQLAEKINVSRPVITRLETGEQTPDLSYLLSLSNAFHVSIDHLIGRDQQTNDYLFEVYGKYEADGSVSQVADYLIKNPKMVQGLHQLLDVKTKHRKFIEDTIIRVIENSSKISE
- a CDS encoding response regulator transcription factor, whose product is MKIHMVAKDALEAQGIRWIIQSHLTGVQLTTWDDIRGLASALNHNKPDLIILDMDKWEWDDEMLKAALQNNKIRWLGISSERVFQVAYRGLRLHAEEILFRPFSPTDLIKQIQQLRFQIRNEQQQAPNSTKEYREIVDIDYPDFFLTEQIHSQPVIMSAFVTPHPHTLPLVYEILQGYPFTGKYRFFALSEFILGIHETQETTHLKEEYRAFVAHWKEQMEEPLALVINTYSEEGPLKDIYQQTKQLTEQVFFEGYDIILAENERSGWRDMDPFLTPIEQRHWIEMLEKKDTKAIREWVEHEFFTFKKPYPSPDMVRIRLTSVLAQIRRYMKAYKTQEAEWENAYHNVFQQIIQKPVIYEIVSELLTFISQLLVPGQDNLQEGSGTLVEKVKAMIESNYWDAQWNLAACADVLRINKSTLSRRFSVESGQSFRDTLHQVRIREAKRLLQETDLPLEEISRLTGYSHQTYFNAKFKQLVGRTPLAYRSGI
- the hutP gene encoding hut operon transcriptional regulator HutP → MALSKDRRIGRHAILLLLSDDSTEQLQKLEQLNWKGYIGKVGSMDAHKVVAAIETAAKKNEIIQSDVYRESHALYHAIIEALHGVTRGQVQLGSVLRTVGLSFAVLRGNPYDHEQEGDWIAVALYGTIGAPVKGSEHETIGLGINHI